The following coding sequences are from one Brienomyrus brachyistius isolate T26 chromosome 2, BBRACH_0.4, whole genome shotgun sequence window:
- the LOC125712237 gene encoding uncharacterized protein LOC125712237 isoform X3, protein MYPKSLQDVIEGEVVGQGYHSLVKQIQARIENVKRSTSPVLQKRKQGGSDDTDEVTPEKRASVQDTYGCIKWDMKFLPVSETLETQQEKKERMKILSEQTSFSHEEVKTLMKCTYYSQRKAINSGADMQTLKEEWPYLFQAIGMTVHFEELTGVPLKETFLTSLEKKGKRLLDFLKTTCADKSKRVLEAVIELQRGQLKGCSEDLKDMMLLLLSYFDEKEETLFHYADETCLAKEVQVESLPVTPCIIGCGSSCFASRLFMLSIDHKVVNDQMTDFISAICLMLGSYYCLNIHYPLELGSTLEFLQSGFLMHVF, encoded by the exons ATGTATCCCAAGTCACTGCAGGATGTCATAGAGGGGGAAGTGGTAGGACAGGGGTACCACTCTTTGGTAAAACAGATTCAGGCACGAATTGAAAATGTGAAGAGGTCTACTTCACCAGTGTTACAGAAGCGCAAACAGGGAGGATCAGATGACACCGATGAAGTCACACCTGAAAAGCGAGCATCTGTTCAAGACACATATGGCTGCATAAAGTGGGACATGAAGTTTTTGCCAGTCAGTGAGACACTGGAAACCCAGCAGGAGAAGAAGGAACGTATGAAGATTCTCAGTGAACAGACAAGCTTCAGTCATGAAGAAGTAAAAACTCTAATGAAATGCACCTACTACTCTCAGCGCAAAGCAATAAACAGCGGAGCAGACATGCAAACCCTCAAAGAAGAGTGGCCTTATTTGTTTCAGGCGATTGGAATGACAGTCCATTTTGAAGAACTTACTGGGGTACCGCTGAAAGAGACTTTCCTCACCAGTCTAGAAAAGAAGGGAAAACGGcttctggactttctgaaaaccactTGTGCAGACAAGAGCAAGCGTGTCTTGGAGGCTGTCATAGAACTGCAGAGGGGACAGCTGAAGGGCTGCTCAGAAGACCTGAAAGATATgatgctcctcctcctctcctatTTCGATGAAAAAGAGGAGACCCTCTTCCACTATGCTGATGAAACATGTCTGGCAAAAGAAGTCCAAGTGGAAAGCCTGCCTGTGACACCATGTATCATTGGTTGTG GATCCTCCTGCTTTGCATCGAGACTGTTCATGCTCAGCATTGACCACAAAGTTGTAAATGACCAAATGACTGACTTCATCTCTGCAATCTGTCTGATGCTTGGTAGCTACTACTGCCTGAACATCCACTATCCCCTGGAACTTGGCTCCACACTTGAATTCCTTCAGAG TGGTTTTCTGATGCATGTGTTTTAA
- the LOC125712237 gene encoding uncharacterized protein LOC125712237 isoform X1: protein MYPKSLQDVIEGEVVGQGYHSLVKQIQARIENVKRSTSPVLQKRKQGGSDDTDEVTPEKRASVQDTYGCIKWDMKFLPVSETLETQQEKKERMKILSEQTSFSHEEVKTLMKCTYYSQRKAINSGADMQTLKEEWPYLFQAIGMTVHFEELTGVPLKETFLTSLEKKGKRLLDFLKTTCADKSKRVLEAVIELQRGQLKGCSEDLKDMMLLLLSYFDEKEETLFHYADETCLAKEVQVESLPVTPCIIGCGSSCFASRLFMLSIDHKVVNDQMTDFISAICLMLGSYYCLNIHYPLELGSTLEFLQRCFFNINPEKGTKVEKTKKKTLHVNPRVLTLIADLSDHEWRVTV, encoded by the exons ATGTATCCCAAGTCACTGCAGGATGTCATAGAGGGGGAAGTGGTAGGACAGGGGTACCACTCTTTGGTAAAACAGATTCAGGCACGAATTGAAAATGTGAAGAGGTCTACTTCACCAGTGTTACAGAAGCGCAAACAGGGAGGATCAGATGACACCGATGAAGTCACACCTGAAAAGCGAGCATCTGTTCAAGACACATATGGCTGCATAAAGTGGGACATGAAGTTTTTGCCAGTCAGTGAGACACTGGAAACCCAGCAGGAGAAGAAGGAACGTATGAAGATTCTCAGTGAACAGACAAGCTTCAGTCATGAAGAAGTAAAAACTCTAATGAAATGCACCTACTACTCTCAGCGCAAAGCAATAAACAGCGGAGCAGACATGCAAACCCTCAAAGAAGAGTGGCCTTATTTGTTTCAGGCGATTGGAATGACAGTCCATTTTGAAGAACTTACTGGGGTACCGCTGAAAGAGACTTTCCTCACCAGTCTAGAAAAGAAGGGAAAACGGcttctggactttctgaaaaccactTGTGCAGACAAGAGCAAGCGTGTCTTGGAGGCTGTCATAGAACTGCAGAGGGGACAGCTGAAGGGCTGCTCAGAAGACCTGAAAGATATgatgctcctcctcctctcctatTTCGATGAAAAAGAGGAGACCCTCTTCCACTATGCTGATGAAACATGTCTGGCAAAAGAAGTCCAAGTGGAAAGCCTGCCTGTGACACCATGTATCATTGGTTGTG GATCCTCCTGCTTTGCATCGAGACTGTTCATGCTCAGCATTGACCACAAAGTTGTAAATGACCAAATGACTGACTTCATCTCTGCAATCTGTCTGATGCTTGGTAGCTACTACTGCCTGAACATCCACTATCCCCTGGAACTTGGCTCCACACTTGAATTCCTTCAGAG GTGTTTCTTCAACATTAACCCAGAGAAGGGAACAAAAGTTGAAAAAACTAAGAAGAAGACACTGCATGTGAACCCAAGAGTACTCACCCTCATCGCCGATCTCTCTGATCACGAGTGGCGAGTGACTGTTTAA
- the LOC125712237 gene encoding uncharacterized protein LOC125712237 isoform X2 translates to MYPKSLQDVIEGEVVGQGYHSLVKQIQARIENVKRSTSPVLQKRKQGGSDDTDEVTPEKRASVQDTYGCIKWDMKFLPVSETLETQQEKKERMKILSEQTSFSHEEVKTLMKCTYYSQRKAINSGADMQTLKEEWPYLFQAIGMTVHFEELTGVPLKETFLTSLEKKGKRLLDFLKTTCADKSKRVLEAVIELQRGQLKGCSEDLKDMMLLLLSYFDEKEETLFHYADETCLAKEVQVESLPVTPCIIGCGSSCFASRLFMLSIDHKVVNDQMTDFISAICLMLGSYYCLNIHYPLELGSTLEFLQRVKGGGTAKTQESLSRH, encoded by the exons ATGTATCCCAAGTCACTGCAGGATGTCATAGAGGGGGAAGTGGTAGGACAGGGGTACCACTCTTTGGTAAAACAGATTCAGGCACGAATTGAAAATGTGAAGAGGTCTACTTCACCAGTGTTACAGAAGCGCAAACAGGGAGGATCAGATGACACCGATGAAGTCACACCTGAAAAGCGAGCATCTGTTCAAGACACATATGGCTGCATAAAGTGGGACATGAAGTTTTTGCCAGTCAGTGAGACACTGGAAACCCAGCAGGAGAAGAAGGAACGTATGAAGATTCTCAGTGAACAGACAAGCTTCAGTCATGAAGAAGTAAAAACTCTAATGAAATGCACCTACTACTCTCAGCGCAAAGCAATAAACAGCGGAGCAGACATGCAAACCCTCAAAGAAGAGTGGCCTTATTTGTTTCAGGCGATTGGAATGACAGTCCATTTTGAAGAACTTACTGGGGTACCGCTGAAAGAGACTTTCCTCACCAGTCTAGAAAAGAAGGGAAAACGGcttctggactttctgaaaaccactTGTGCAGACAAGAGCAAGCGTGTCTTGGAGGCTGTCATAGAACTGCAGAGGGGACAGCTGAAGGGCTGCTCAGAAGACCTGAAAGATATgatgctcctcctcctctcctatTTCGATGAAAAAGAGGAGACCCTCTTCCACTATGCTGATGAAACATGTCTGGCAAAAGAAGTCCAAGTGGAAAGCCTGCCTGTGACACCATGTATCATTGGTTGTG GATCCTCCTGCTTTGCATCGAGACTGTTCATGCTCAGCATTGACCACAAAGTTGTAAATGACCAAATGACTGACTTCATCTCTGCAATCTGTCTGATGCTTGGTAGCTACTACTGCCTGAACATCCACTATCCCCTGGAACTTGGCTCCACACTTGAATTCCTTCAGAG GGTTAAGGGTGGTGGCACAGCTAAGACCCAAGAGTCTCTTTCAAG ACACTGA